One genomic region from Campylobacter concisus encodes:
- a CDS encoding thiamine-phosphate kinase, producing MDKENFTIECFGNAYIGDDAAVLGKQVFSKDIFAENSHFKHGWLSLEEIGYKAMIVNFSDTIVMNARPKFALLGLSLPKNFSPQQIKELSAGINRACEEFGVKIIGGDTISSKILNISVSVIGELNGKAVLRKNARYGDLVAFTGELGGSKKGLNSLLRLAKISKNSRFKKPTLRDNFFYKAAHLINSAMDISDGLNTDLAKLLKATKKGAKFTKKLSKFELSSGEEYEILFTFCPKKLNAIKRIAAKTRTKISVFAKISNKRLKQNARNHHF from the coding sequence ATGGATAAAGAAAATTTCACGATTGAATGCTTTGGTAACGCTTATATTGGCGATGATGCGGCTGTGCTTGGCAAGCAGGTCTTTAGCAAGGACATCTTTGCTGAAAATTCGCACTTTAAGCATGGCTGGCTAAGCCTTGAAGAGATCGGCTACAAGGCGATGATCGTAAATTTTTCAGATACGATCGTGATGAATGCTAGGCCAAAATTTGCGCTTCTTGGACTTAGTTTGCCAAAGAATTTTTCGCCGCAGCAAATCAAAGAGCTAAGCGCCGGCATAAACAGAGCGTGCGAGGAGTTTGGCGTAAAGATAATCGGTGGCGACACGATAAGTAGCAAAATTTTAAATATAAGTGTTAGTGTAATTGGCGAGCTAAATGGCAAAGCTGTGCTTAGAAAAAATGCAAGATACGGCGATCTGGTGGCTTTTACTGGCGAGCTTGGAGGTAGCAAAAAAGGGCTAAATTCGCTTCTAAGGCTAGCTAAAATTTCAAAAAACTCACGATTTAAAAAGCCTACTTTAAGAGATAATTTTTTCTACAAAGCAGCTCATCTTATAAACTCCGCTATGGATATCTCAGATGGGCTAAATACCGATCTTGCTAAGCTTTTAAAGGCTACCAAAAAGGGTGCTAAATTTACAAAAAAACTAAGTAAATTTGAGCTTAGTAGCGGCGAAGAGTATGAAATTTTATTTACTTTTTGTCCTAAAAAATTAAATGCCATTAAAAGGATTGCCGCAAAAACACGGACAAAGATTAGCGTCTTTGCAAAAATTTCAAATAAAAGGTTAAAACAAAATGCAAGAAACCATCACTTTTAA